The genomic interval GTCCTTAGTGGCTGCAgacttggccttgttggtcttgagcaACTCGTCGTACTTGCTCTGGAGCTCGGCGAGAGCCTTTTCAGTGGCGCTCTGCGTGTCAGACACAGTCTTGAGCTCTGTAGACTTGGACTCGAGTTCCGTAGTCTTTGTCTTGAGCTCACTGGTTCTGTCCTTAAGCTCAGTGTTGATAGTCTTGAGCTCGGTGGTCTTGGATTCAAGCTCACTAGTCTTAGACTTCAGTTCCGAAGATGCAGACTCGAGCTCCGTAGCCTTAGACTTCAGCTCTTTAGAGGCTGCCTCAAGTGCAGAAGACGCAGACTCGAGATTTGAAGCCTTCGTCTGCAGCTCAGTCTCCTTTGTCTTCAGCTCCACTTCCAACTTCTCAATCTTACCCTTGAACTCgccagcagaagaagcatTGGAAGTCTGCTCATCCCTAAGACTCTtgatctccatcttcagaGAAgcaacctcctcatcgtGCTGGGTCTGAGAAGCCTTCAACTCAGTTTCAAAATCAGCAGACACCTTAgtcttggcctccagatCAGAAGACAGCTTGGTCTTCGcagcctgctcctcctccaacttAGCCGAAGCGTTCTTGAGTTCAGTCTCAAGCTTGGTATTAGCAGTAGCAACCTCTTCCAACTTGGTTTTGAGCTCATTCAGCTCGGAAGCTTGCTTCTTGGAGCCGTCAGCATGAGTGGACTTCACATTgtcgagctccttcttggcatcAGCAAGCTGGGTCTCCAGCTCAGTCACCTTGGACATCAGCTCGGTTCTTTCGGAGCTCGTGTCGGCAGCTGCGGTCTCGGCactcttcttgagctcgtcgatAGTAGCCTTGTGGGTCGATATTTCGCTCTTGAGAGTCTTGACCGACGCCTCAAGCTCAGAAGCGGCCTTGCCATGCTTACCTTGGTTGTCAGCGacttccttctccaactccgtCACCTTGGTCTCAAGCTTGGACTTCGCAGAAGACGCTTcctcgagcttctcctcTAGGGCAGTCTTGACAGCCTCCGTCTCAGAAGTCTTGGTCTCAAGGGACTCCGTCAGCTCGGAAACCTGCTTCTCGAGACCCTTGATATCCGTCTGGCTGGCCTCGTACTTGGCTTTTACCTCTTCTAGAGTCTTGATTTCAGCCTGGGCagccttgatctccttcttgagaccCTTTGCCTCGGTCTCAGAGTCGCCCAGTGCCTTCTTGTGGGAAGCAGTAAGCTCGTCAAGCTTGGTCTGAAGCATGGAGAccttgttggtgagctccttggtggcagAATCAGCATCCTTGGTCAGTGAAGTTCGCTCattctccatctccttgataCTAGTGTCCAGCTCGGTTCGCAAAGCATctcgctccttctcggcctgAGCAAGatcgtccttgagagaagaaatATCATGCTCGAAGTTTTCAGCCTTCAGAGTGCTCTCCCGGACTTGCTCAGTGAGTTTGGAGACCTCGGTTGAATGATCATCCTTGCTGGTCTGaagcttctccttgaaagaagacagcagcttgttgacCTTGTCAAGCTCAGCCTTGCTGGACTCGGAGGCCTTGGTCAGCTTCGCCTCCAAAGCAGAGACCTTAGAAGAGGCCTCGGTCTCGGCTGCCTGAGAAGACTTCTTCAATTCAACAGCTTCTGCAGTGGCATCACTGAGTTTCTTCGTCAGAACATCAACTTCCTCCTTGGAAGAGGTATTGGAGGACTCAAGCTCGGATTTGGCAGCAAccagctccttggtcttctcagCGAGGTCCTTTGTCAGGTTGTCAgccatggccttgagagtcGTCTGTTTCTTTtcgagagcagcagaggatgtctccaactccttgaccttggcgGAGTAGGTGGTGGCTTCGTCGGACTTGGCGGTGAGCTCCTTAGACTTGGTAGTGAGCTCCGCAGTCTTGGTCTCCAGCTCCGAAGTCTtggtctccagctccttttccttggcAGACAGCTCCTCTGTCTTGGTGGCTaactccttgtccttggacTCCAGCTTCGCAGTAAGAGACTCCACCAGAGCCACCTTCTCAGCAAGCTCAGCAGCGCCAGACTCAACACTAGAAGACTTTGCAGCCAGCTCGGCATTCAGGTGCTCGACCTTGGActtctgctcaacaagctctGATTCGACAGCCTTGATCTTGGTTTCGCTGTCACAAGCATCAGACTTTgcggccttgagctcagAGGTCAGAatctcaacctccttggcagTAGAAGCAAGTTTGGAGTTTGCGGTCTCTAACTCAGacttgagcttctcaatctcggTGTCTTTGGCAGATAcatccttggtcttggaagCCAGATCTTTCTCCGAGGAGGCAAGATCACTCTTCAACTTATCAAGCTCAGCAGTTCTCTCAGAGAGTTCCTCCTTGAGGCGCTTGATAGTCTCCTCGTGAGTAGCAATCTGGCCAgacaccttctccttctcggcagcaACAGACTTGCTCTGAGCCTCGGCAGCTGAAAGTGACTTCTCAAGCTCAGAAACTTTGTCGGCTCGCGAAGAGCTCTCCGTCTCAATTTTTGAAagcttggtcttgagctcggccaACTCAGAAGCAAGACTCTCATTGTCCTTTCCAACAGAAGACAGCTGCTCATGCGACTTCTGAAGCTCATCGTAACTGTTTTGCAAAGCTTCATGAGAACCCTGAAGCTCTCGAATCTGGCCCTCAAGATTAGCACCTCGAGACTTGTGGTCTTCCAATTGAGTAGCGGCActcttgagcttctcaatcaACTTGTCTTTGAGAGTTTCGGTTTCGGAGTGTTCACTCTGTAAACCCTTAAGTCTGTTCTCAAAATCACTTCGCGCAGCAGTCACCTGTTTGAGGTTGGCAGCAAGGGCTGTGAGTTCAGTTCGTCTGCTGGAGTCCTGCTTCTTTAGCTccgccagctccttctgaagccccttcttctccttgtcagATCCGTCTCGTTCTCGTGTCAGCTGGAAAAGCTCCTTGCTCATCTTGTTGATGCCAGACTCggccttgtccttggcagcagtCAGAGTCTCGACCTGAGTGGTGAGCTGGGTCTTTTGCTGCGTCAGAGTCTGTagtttcttcttcagatCTGCAAGCTCGGTCTGCAGACCACTGCCGCTCTTTCTCTCGGCCTCCAGAGAAgtctggagctgtttctCGGCAGCAACTTTCGTGTGGAATTTGCCCTCGAGAGATTCAAGTGCACCACGGGCCTCCTTGAGTCGGGTATCAGTCTCCTGGAGATCCCGCTCGAGATCATCACGAATAGCCTTGAGATCCTTGATTTCAGCGGAAGTAGCAGACTTGGTCTCTGACAGAGCAGTGGAAACCTCCTCAAGCTCGTCTGTGAGAGACTTGACATTGTCCTCGAGACTCTGAACAAGCTCGTAAGAGATCTTTCCGCCGGCAGAGTGACTAGGATCCTTCAACAGTGCTCTGGAAAGACGAGTGAAGTTCTCTTTGACAAGCTCGACGAAAATTTCGTCAAAGTAAACCTTTGGCAGACCAGCCACGTCATCTTTCTCGGCGTTGAGAATATCCTCAGAGTCGAAATCCTTGAAGTAGGAACTGTCCTTGAGTCGCTTTGTCTTGAGAAGATATTGGTCAGCACCTAGAGAACCTCGCAGCAAGGAGTAGAGATCAGCACGGCTCATCGCAGAGTCGACGTCGGAAAACTCGTAGCAAGTACCTAGAATCAAACAACACATAGACTCCATCAGAGGAGTGCACTGTGATCTACTGACGACTGCAAGAAGAGCCTCGACGGTAGAAGACTCGCCGAGAAAGTCTGAAACCGCTCCGACATTCTCATACAGGATAGTAATGAGAAGCATGGCATAACCAAAGACGATTCGAGGCTCCTGAAGAGGCAGACAAGTAACCATCACACCAGCAATGGCCTGGATGAAGCTGACAGGGTCCTCTCCAATatcttcatctccaacaacaacgttTTGCAACTCCACTTGGGCCTCGTGGCAGTCAATGATGATGTGGAGAAGCAACACAGCTGCAAACCACGGTCTGTAGGGGTTCAGCTTCATGTCAGGATCATAGTTGACAAGGGCCTCAATAATGTTATCAGATACTGAGTCATACTGAGAGTAATCAGACTCGTGGTGGGCAGtctctttttcctccttaGTGTCCTCTTCAGTCTCCTCCTTTATTCcattcttcttgtcctcctcgtaaCCGCTCTTGTTTCGGCGGTTGTAAGCGtcaatctgctgcttgaTGAACTCCAGTTTAGCATGATGGTTACCCTGGAAGTACGCTTGCAGACAGTACGCTGCACCGACTCGCAGATCAAAGAAATGCACACTTTGAGTAGACAGGGTCCATTTCAAGAGCGCCAGAATAACGGGCATAACCACAGGCACGCGAACAGCAGGAGGCTGAGAGACGTCCACATAGGGCACATCGACCGCTGCGAAATCGGCCTGAATGGCGTGGTTGCCTCGAAGCAGGTTTCCAGACGTGATGAGAGCAAAAGACCGAATGGGAGTGGAAGAGTTTGCTCCAAATGCGAGTCTTAGGATTGAGAACAGAACACCGGCTTTGAGGAAGGCGTCCTGGTTGGCTCGAGTGACACTGCCATGTTCAGGAACAAACAGAGAACAGGTTTCGAGAGCGAGAGTGCAGTTTCGGGTCGTCTGCTCGTTCCACTCCATATCCGGAGGcagttccagcagctgggcCAGACGGCTGACACAGGAGGTTTCTCGGAAAGCTACCTGGTTGGACACGTTGTATCTGAGCAGGTGGGTGAGGAGAGTCAGACAATCTCCTACCACATATCCACCCTGCAGACCCCCCTCATCGTCCATAATTGAGAACAGTCTGTGGAAGGCGTTCTCAAATACAACCAGTTTCTGGACATCGGCATTACCGAGTaccagagaagagagtACAATGATACATTCACTTCTGACAAACTCGGTGGGGTCGTCCAGACCAGCCACCAGGTTCATGAGACCGTCAGGCACCTCCAGAATGCATTCCTGGACTCGTTCGGATCGGTTTTGGACCACTGCGGCGAGCAATTTGAGCGTGTAGAGTCGAATGTATGTGTCGTGGCTCGAAAGTAGACCGATCAGGGTCGCAAAGTTCTCGTTGTTCTATGTTAGCATAGATCCCGTGAAGCGATCCGTGTCCTCGCAATTCCGCTCTCTTTACTTACCTGACTGAACTCGTCTGTAAGCCAGAGAGCAATAAAGTCTATGGAAGAGGTGTCTCTTAGTAGCGGCGAAATGTACTTGAGACCTCTTCGGGTCAGTGATCCACGGGTAGATCTGTCGTCCGAGTCGTTTCCGAGAAACAGAATGAGCAGCGTCTCGAGTGACGCTCGCACcgtctcgtcgtcgtcattgTCCTTGGTAAGAGCCGAAATAAGGCCTCTCAtacctccagcagcaacagcctctCGGTACTCCTTGGACAGACCCTTGAGAGCCAGCACGGCGGACCGTCGGTCCTCCAGAAGTGTGGCATGCGTGAGTCGATCACAGAGCGTCGGAATGGCGTGATCTGCCGACTGTGTCTTGGGCTGGGAGTCCCTTATGAACCCCGATAGCGCGTTCATGGTGGTAAGATGACGTGTATGTAGTGACACAACTTTATTGGCATCTCGAGTCTATGAGgtgtacgagtatcgtaGCATGCACGACATGATCCACCTGCATGAGACACACGTATAGAGGACAACTGTATAAggtggtacgagtagagaACACGAGGTATATATATCGTGAATAGTTTGCAGGTAAATGAAGGTATGTAACGACCGTCATTAGTGCGATAGTCAGAGACATTATCCCAACCACCTCTCTTGATAATGCCGTTTAGAGTTAGAAGCCGCACAGAAGTTGAATTTATTGTTTTCAACCAAGAGTGACATTGCAAGCACGGGTATAGTAGCTACAGTGCGAGGACGGTACTTTTACGGTCTACGTCGGCCTTGGTTGCATTAATTTATGACTCGATGTGTCTATGTATGTTTGACCGCCCTATTCAAAAAGTCCCTTATTCCACCTGTCCTTAGACATGTCCTCCTTCGActgctgtatgtacagttcgactacagtagctacaagcagcactcctccagctactcgtaccgtaGTTACAGCCTAGCTATAAAGCTTGCGGATCTCTCGCTGGACAAGAGGAGTCAGATCCATACCCTCGATCCACTGCTCGAACCGGAACACGATTCGAGAAAATGCCGTTTGGGCCGAAGACCGAATGAAAACGATATCGGACATTTCCTCGTCGATATCGTCAGGGTTGAACTTGACGTCGGTCCAGCTCACAGGGGGCTTtcgcagcagctcgtcTAGAGCAACCATGGACTGGCACAAAGTGTCCAGAATCTCGGGAATGGTTCTCTGCACGCTTCCATACCGGTCCTCGTCGATGGAGTGGAAGACTAGGAATGACAGAGCCATGATGGCGTTGCAAGTGAGTAATGGCTCAGGCACAATTCGCTTACATCGTCTCTGGATGGTCTGTCTGAAAGGAGCGCCAATTGGAAGTCTGAG from Yarrowia lipolytica chromosome 1F, complete sequence carries:
- a CDS encoding uncharacterized protein (Compare to YALI0F02387g, similar to Saccharomyces cerevisiae USO1 (YDL058W); ancestral locus Anc_4.238, similar to DEHA0C09658g Debaryomyces hansenii IPF 1836.1) → MNALSGFIRDSQPKTQSADHAIPTLCDRLTHATLLEDRRSAVLALKGLSKEYREAVAAGGMRGLISALTKDNDDDETVRASLETLLILFLGNDSDDRSTRGSLTRRGLKYISPLLRDTSSIDFIALWLTDEFSQNNENFATLIGLLSSHDTYIRLYTLKLLAAVVQNRSERVQECILEVPDGLMNLVAGLDDPTEFVRSECIIVLSSLVLGNADVQKLVVFENAFHRLFSIMDDEGGLQGGYVVGDCLTLLTHLLRYNVSNQVAFRETSCVSRLAQLLELPPDMEWNEQTTRNCTLALETCSLFVPEHGSVTRANQDAFLKAGVLFSILRLAFGANSSTPIRSFALITSGNLLRGNHAIQADFAAVDVPYVDVSQPPAVRVPVVMPVILALLKWTLSTQSVHFFDLRVGAAYCLQAYFQGNHHAKLEFIKQQIDAYNRRNKSGYEEDKKNGIKEETEEDTKEEKETAHHESDYSQYDSVSDNIIEALVNYDPDMKLNPYRPWFAAVLLLHIIIDCHEAQVELQNVVVGDEDIGEDPVSFIQAIAGVMVTCLPLQEPRIVFGYAMLLITILYENVGAVSDFLGESSTVEALLAVVSRSQCTPLMESMCCLILGTCYEFSDVDSAMSRADLYSLLRGSLGADQYLLKTKRLKDSSYFKDFDSEDILNAEKDDVAGLPKVYFDEIFVELVKENFTRLSRALLKDPSHSAGGKISYELVQSLEDNVKSLTDELEEVSTALSETKSATSAEIKDLKAIRDDLERDLQETDTRLKEARGALESLEGKFHTKVAAEKQLQTSLEAERKSGSGLQTELADLKKKLQTLTQQKTQLTTQVETLTAAKDKAESGINKMSKELFQLTRERDGSDKEKKGLQKELAELKKQDSSRRTELTALAANLKQVTAARSDFENRLKGLQSEHSETETLKDKLIEKLKSAATQLEDHKSRGANLEGQIRELQGSHEALQNSYDELQKSHEQLSSVGKDNESLASELAELKTKLSKIETESSSRADKVSELEKSLSAAEAQSKSVAAEKEKVSGQIATHEETIKRLKEELSERTAELDKLKSDLASSEKDLASKTKDVSAKDTEIEKLKSELETANSKLASTAKEVEILTSELKAAKSDACDSETKIKAVESELVEQKSKVEHLNAELAAKSSSVESGAAELAEKVALVESLTAKLESKDKELATKTEELSAKEKELETKTSELETKTAELTTKSKELTAKSDEATTYSAKVKELETSSAALEKKQTTLKAMADNLTKDLAEKTKELVAAKSELESSNTSSKEEVDVLTKKLSDATAEAVELKKSSQAAETEASSKVSALEAKLTKASESSKAELDKVNKLLSSFKEKLQTSKDDHSTEVSKLTEQVRESTLKAENFEHDISSLKDDLAQAEKERDALRTELDTSIKEMENERTSLTKDADSATKELTNKVSMLQTKLDELTASHKKALGDSETEAKGLKKEIKAAQAEIKTLEEVKAKYEASQTDIKGLEKQVSELTESLETKTSETEAVKTALEEKLEEASSAKSKLETKVTELEKEVADNQGKHGKAASELEASVKTLKSEISTHKATIDELKKSAETAAADTSSERTELMSKVTELETQLADAKKELDNVKSTHADGSKKQASELNELKTKLEEVATANTKLETELKNASAKLEEEQAAKTKLSSDLEAKTKVSADFETELKASQTQHDEEVASLKMEIKSLRDEQTSNASSAGEFKGKIEKLEVELKTKETELQTKASNLESASSALEAASKELKSKATELESASSELKSKTSELESKTTELKTINTELKDRTSELKTKTTELESKSTELKTVSDTQSATEKALAELQSKYDELLKTNKAKSAATKDMVPKSEYEELMLMITDLDEKVEKYKEKLEEHGVEISDDDDDDDDDDDDDEDDE